In Janthinobacterium rivuli, a single genomic region encodes these proteins:
- a CDS encoding ABC transporter permease: protein MREIDKEQPAALAREWRRLRGDFWDFGMLSWIPVVLCGMLWLVFSAGIARDLPIVVIDNDNSTLSRQLTRWLDASPGIAVAAKVASSDEALHRLRERTAFGYLLIPDDFEQKLLGGRQATVQWLYNAQFSSHAGALLRDVRTVSTTLSAGIEMTARVKKGMPGVQAAAQFEPIRTTLNSLYNENTSYEAFLTLALMPAMLQIFIVVAIVTSIGRELRDGTVPQWLASAKGSWLRAIGAKLLFPLLAYVALALLYLLFFSLARGWAVAGSLPALLLSMLLLVLAYCGLATLLIAATLSLRLALSGAAFITAPAFAFAGQAFPLMAMPAPARVWAQALPLTHYLQLQTKYWLAGAPWRYGVQEMLILAGFAIGCGAVGVFLLARRANAPAAWGRT from the coding sequence ATGAGGGAGATTGACAAAGAGCAGCCGGCGGCGCTGGCACGCGAGTGGCGGCGCTTGCGCGGCGACTTCTGGGACTTTGGCATGCTCAGCTGGATTCCAGTCGTGCTGTGCGGCATGTTGTGGCTGGTGTTTTCGGCCGGCATCGCGCGCGACTTGCCCATCGTCGTCATCGACAACGATAACTCCACCTTGTCGCGCCAGCTGACGCGCTGGCTCGACGCCTCGCCAGGCATCGCCGTGGCGGCGAAAGTGGCGTCCAGCGACGAAGCTTTGCACCGCTTGCGCGAACGCACGGCATTCGGCTACCTGCTGATCCCCGACGATTTCGAGCAGAAACTGCTGGGCGGACGCCAAGCCACCGTGCAATGGCTGTACAACGCGCAGTTTTCCTCGCACGCGGGCGCCTTGCTGCGCGACGTGCGCACGGTCAGCACGACCTTGTCGGCCGGCATCGAGATGACGGCGCGGGTGAAAAAGGGCATGCCGGGCGTGCAGGCTGCCGCCCAGTTCGAACCGATACGCACGACCTTGAACAGTCTATACAACGAAAACACCAGCTATGAAGCGTTTCTGACCCTGGCCCTGATGCCGGCCATGCTGCAGATTTTCATCGTCGTCGCCATCGTCACGAGCATCGGACGCGAGTTGCGCGATGGCACGGTGCCGCAATGGCTGGCCTCGGCGAAGGGCAGCTGGCTGCGCGCCATCGGCGCCAAGCTGCTGTTTCCCTTGCTTGCTTATGTTGCGCTGGCGCTGCTGTACCTGCTGTTTTTCAGCCTGGCGCGGGGCTGGGCCGTGGCGGGCAGCTTGCCGGCGTTACTACTGAGCATGTTGCTGCTGGTGCTGGCCTATTGCGGCCTGGCGACCTTGCTGATCGCCGCCACCTTGTCCCTGCGTCTGGCCCTGTCGGGCGCGGCCTTCATCACGGCGCCGGCCTTCGCATTTGCGGGCCAGGCCTTTCCCTTGATGGCCATGCCGGCGCCAGCCCGCGTCTGGGCGCAAGCCTTGCCGCTCACGCATTATCTGCAGCTGCAAACGAAATACTGGCTGGCCGGCGCGCCCTGGCGTTATGGCGTGCAGGAAATGTTGATACTGGCAGGCTTTGCCATCGGCTGCGGCGCCGTGGGCGTGTTCCTGCTGGCGCGCCGCGCAAATGCGCCTGCCGCCTGGGGGCGCACATGA
- a CDS encoding ABC transporter permease: MMWQSFRSTWRAMLTDKGALTLLFIGGIIYSFFYPLPYSTEIVQRVPVAVVDQDRSAMSRQLTRFAMAHPSLQVIAVTPDLPVAQDLLWRDEVMGVLIIPDGLQTDVLAGRAAHAQVAGNGLYLMLNKVALNGLAEVVGTVSAGIELKRLGAGTPSTVQANQQRSPIAFDAVPLFNVKEGYGAYVVPGVATLIVQQTLLIGMTMLFGTWYQRKSFPVAGKRTAGAYIGMLLAFACVAFLNCCYFFGFVFWFQDYPRGGNFGGMLLLLVLFSLAEAAFGMLLGMLFRTRERGTQLMIATSMPVLFLAGLTWPVSSMPVVLQWLRWLLPSTAGIQGFVALNQMGASLYEIRHEVAGLLALLVACVALGWWRWRAEAPAPIVQQG; this comes from the coding sequence ATGATGTGGCAATCCTTCCGCTCCACCTGGCGCGCCATGCTGACGGACAAGGGCGCGCTGACCTTGCTGTTCATCGGCGGCATCATCTATTCCTTCTTTTATCCACTGCCATACTCGACGGAAATCGTCCAGCGCGTACCCGTGGCCGTCGTTGACCAGGACCGCAGCGCCATGTCGCGCCAGTTGACGCGCTTTGCCATGGCCCATCCCTCGCTGCAGGTGATCGCCGTCACGCCGGACTTGCCCGTCGCGCAGGACTTGCTGTGGCGCGACGAAGTCATGGGCGTCTTGATCATTCCCGACGGCTTGCAGACGGACGTGCTGGCCGGACGCGCTGCCCACGCGCAGGTGGCAGGCAATGGCTTGTATCTGATGCTCAACAAGGTGGCCCTGAATGGCCTGGCCGAAGTGGTGGGCACGGTGTCGGCCGGTATCGAATTGAAACGTCTGGGGGCGGGTACGCCATCGACCGTGCAGGCCAACCAGCAGCGCTCGCCCATCGCCTTCGACGCCGTGCCCCTGTTTAACGTCAAGGAAGGCTATGGCGCCTATGTCGTGCCCGGCGTGGCGACCTTGATCGTGCAGCAGACCTTGCTGATCGGCATGACCATGCTGTTCGGCACCTGGTACCAGCGCAAGAGTTTCCCCGTGGCCGGCAAGCGCACGGCGGGTGCTTACATCGGCATGCTGCTGGCGTTTGCCTGCGTGGCGTTCCTCAACTGCTGCTATTTCTTCGGCTTCGTCTTCTGGTTCCAGGATTACCCCCGTGGCGGCAACTTCGGCGGCATGCTCTTGCTGCTGGTGCTGTTTTCGCTGGCGGAAGCGGCTTTCGGCATGCTGCTGGGCATGCTGTTCCGCACACGCGAACGGGGCACGCAGCTGATGATCGCCACCTCGATGCCCGTGCTGTTCCTGGCGGGCCTGACCTGGCCCGTGTCGTCCATGCCCGTCGTGCTGCAATGGCTGCGCTGGCTGCTGCCATCGACGGCCGGCATCCAGGGCTTTGTCGCGCTCAACCAGATGGGCGCTTCGCTGTATGAAATCCGCCATGAAGTGGCGGGCTTGCTGGCCTTGCTGGTAGCCTGCGTGGCGCTGGGCTGGTGGCGCTGGCGCGCCGAGGCGCCAGCGCCCATTGTCCAGCAAGGATGA
- a CDS encoding AAA family ATPase codes for MAFNLFQRLSQAPTKPKSAPVARQFDVADLYQGPIALGAEGEAQARPFDEKLRQAYFWIVNHAIISPHYDIEYNDGPSQTYSVGDSRRTLNLPSAQSYSSFILLPLLTFATRRKCLFVGGPGRGKTASALLMGVLAGSTVKEVKRAMQHGHPQMTVADLLGNPLPADLVNAQSMDDIRIAWRAWLGMRVKIVDEYNRIPTRTQSALLTVMGDNYAEVLNHIYECPEAAWYLTANDDQGGGTYQVIEALRDRVDVTVQALAFNPRFLNELLLRVEENVRPEELVPPDIIFTEGEVDQIGVAIRQVGIPDAVRRRLEFFASQFELFETAGGQFEYMTKDTARLAGADRGQAQAADNGRDRLKDLGCQTLNGISVRTLMALMIYAKAMAYFRGNGEVELEDLRQVLPFVLHNKLQPDPDAPFFALPENAAYRSDRLGWLRRLFDLSNDEFNRLDLDRDDPVGVLSAEFDLGLGGVSERETLARLNRIEKLIGERTKGRKLYGPLYDDLLKLKYLHQRYTNYRSWLRSQ; via the coding sequence ATGGCTTTCAACCTCTTCCAGCGCCTGTCCCAGGCCCCCACCAAACCCAAGTCCGCGCCCGTTGCGCGGCAGTTCGACGTGGCCGACCTGTACCAGGGCCCCATCGCGCTGGGAGCGGAAGGCGAGGCGCAGGCGCGGCCTTTCGATGAAAAGCTGCGCCAGGCGTATTTCTGGATCGTCAACCACGCCATCATCAGCCCCCATTACGACATCGAATACAACGATGGCCCGTCGCAGACGTATTCAGTGGGCGACAGCCGCCGCACCCTGAATCTGCCGTCGGCGCAAAGCTATTCGAGCTTCATTTTGCTGCCGCTGCTGACGTTCGCCACGCGCCGCAAATGCCTGTTCGTCGGCGGACCGGGGCGGGGCAAGACGGCCAGCGCCTTGCTGATGGGCGTGCTGGCCGGCTCCACCGTCAAGGAAGTCAAACGGGCCATGCAGCATGGCCACCCGCAGATGACGGTGGCCGATTTGCTCGGCAATCCGCTGCCGGCCGATCTGGTCAACGCGCAAAGCATGGACGATATCCGCATCGCCTGGCGCGCCTGGCTGGGCATGCGCGTCAAGATTGTCGATGAATACAACCGCATCCCCACGCGCACGCAAAGCGCGCTGCTCACCGTCATGGGCGACAATTACGCGGAAGTGCTGAACCACATTTACGAATGCCCGGAAGCGGCCTGGTATCTGACGGCCAACGACGACCAGGGCGGCGGCACCTACCAGGTGATCGAAGCGCTGCGCGACCGGGTCGACGTGACGGTGCAGGCGCTGGCCTTCAACCCGCGCTTTCTGAACGAGTTGCTGCTGCGCGTCGAAGAAAACGTGCGCCCCGAAGAGCTGGTACCGCCCGATATCATCTTCACGGAAGGCGAAGTAGACCAGATCGGCGTAGCGATCCGCCAGGTGGGTATCCCCGACGCCGTGCGCCGCCGTCTGGAATTCTTTGCCAGCCAGTTCGAGCTGTTCGAGACGGCCGGTGGCCAGTTCGAATACATGACCAAGGATACGGCCCGCTTGGCCGGCGCCGACCGGGGGCAGGCGCAGGCGGCCGACAATGGGCGCGACCGCCTGAAGGATCTGGGCTGCCAGACCCTGAACGGCATCTCCGTGCGCACCTTGATGGCGCTCATGATCTACGCCAAGGCCATGGCGTATTTCCGCGGCAATGGCGAGGTGGAGTTGGAAGACTTGCGCCAGGTGCTGCCGTTCGTCCTGCATAACAAGCTGCAGCCGGACCCGGACGCGCCATTTTTCGCGCTGCCGGAAAACGCCGCCTACCGCAGCGACAGACTGGGCTGGTTGCGCCGTTTGTTCGATTTGTCGAACGATGAATTCAACCGCCTGGACCTGGACCGCGATGACCCTGTCGGCGTGCTGTCGGCCGAATTCGACCTGGGCCTCGGCGGCGTCAGCGAGCGCGAAACCCTGGCGCGTTTGAACCGCATCGAAAAGCTGATCGGCGAACGCACGAAGGGTAGAAAACTGTACGGTCCCCTGTACGACGATCTGTTGAAACTCAAGTACCTGCACCAGCGCTATACCAACTACCGCAGCTGGCTGCGTTCGCAATGA
- a CDS encoding vWA domain-containing protein, with translation MKTSVDTTLIDAWRAAWPEALAVWSKFTRLRDPSLCASRVEASKQGLSGSFAMIRLLDQSVVVDLPLVTELGLDDYALEVLAHEIGHHILAPGSASDQFRLLARMRRALPTLEQHAPMVANLYTDLFINDRLQRQANLRMADIYRKLQQGRAADADAKSSGGVWTLYMRIYENLWQLEKGELGGGQADERLDTDAWLGARLIRVYANDWMLAAGRFATLLLPYLVEDTDALSPSRYLLDTRDAARGCQTYGAQQIEDDEEDGAIHPVHDKRISGLDGEEPPAEAPARQGAGQLREPFELGDILKASGVDLSDHEIAIRYYRERALPHLVAFPSRPAPESQEPQMEGLEPWEIGDPLEDIDWLQSVMQSPRPVPGVTTVRRVYGREPARAIDAVPVDLDMYVDSSGSMPNPQAHTSFLTLAGAVIALSALRAGAKVQVTLWSGKSEVMQTPGFVRDEDLILGVLTEFFGGGTCFPIDRLRQTYAARRERPAHILMISDDGITTMFDKDELGNSGWDISAKALAQGGAGGTMALNLERDWEGAASHTWLQKTYDDLKRARREQGWDIHAVERYEDLLDFARAFSRRHYIQQ, from the coding sequence ATGAAGACGTCCGTCGACACCACGCTGATCGACGCCTGGCGCGCCGCCTGGCCCGAGGCCCTGGCCGTGTGGAGCAAATTTACGCGCTTGCGCGACCCGAGCCTGTGCGCCAGCCGCGTCGAGGCCAGCAAGCAGGGCTTGTCCGGCAGCTTCGCCATGATCCGCTTGCTGGATCAGAGCGTGGTGGTGGACTTGCCGCTCGTGACGGAGCTGGGGCTGGACGACTATGCGCTGGAAGTGCTCGCCCATGAAATCGGCCACCACATCCTGGCGCCCGGCAGCGCCAGCGACCAGTTTCGCCTGCTGGCGCGCATGCGCCGCGCCTTGCCCACTCTGGAACAGCACGCGCCCATGGTGGCCAATCTGTACACGGACCTGTTCATCAACGACCGCTTGCAGCGCCAGGCGAATCTGCGCATGGCCGACATCTACCGCAAGCTGCAGCAGGGGCGCGCGGCGGATGCGGACGCAAAAAGCAGCGGCGGCGTGTGGACCCTGTACATGCGCATCTATGAAAACCTGTGGCAGCTGGAAAAGGGCGAGCTCGGTGGCGGCCAGGCCGACGAACGGCTGGACACGGATGCCTGGCTGGGTGCGCGCCTGATACGCGTCTACGCGAACGACTGGATGCTGGCGGCGGGCCGCTTCGCCACTTTGCTGCTGCCTTACCTGGTGGAAGATACGGATGCATTGAGCCCGAGCCGCTATCTGCTCGACACGCGCGATGCGGCCCGTGGCTGCCAGACGTATGGCGCGCAGCAGATCGAGGATGACGAGGAGGACGGTGCCATCCATCCCGTGCACGACAAGCGCATCTCGGGCCTTGATGGTGAAGAACCGCCAGCCGAGGCGCCGGCCAGGCAGGGCGCCGGCCAGCTGCGCGAACCGTTCGAGCTGGGCGACATTCTAAAGGCGTCGGGCGTGGACCTGAGCGACCATGAAATCGCCATCCGCTATTACCGCGAGCGGGCCTTGCCGCACCTGGTGGCCTTCCCCAGCCGTCCTGCACCCGAATCGCAGGAGCCGCAGATGGAAGGGCTGGAGCCGTGGGAAATCGGCGACCCGCTGGAAGACATCGACTGGCTGCAATCCGTGATGCAGTCGCCGCGCCCCGTGCCCGGCGTGACCACCGTGCGCCGCGTGTACGGCCGCGAACCGGCGCGCGCCATCGACGCCGTGCCCGTCGATCTCGATATGTACGTGGACAGTTCCGGCTCCATGCCGAACCCGCAGGCACATACCTCGTTTTTGACACTGGCTGGCGCCGTCATCGCGCTATCGGCCTTGCGCGCCGGGGCGAAAGTGCAAGTGACCCTGTGGAGCGGCAAGAGCGAAGTGATGCAAACGCCCGGTTTCGTGCGCGATGAAGATCTGATCCTGGGCGTGCTGACGGAATTTTTCGGCGGCGGCACCTGTTTTCCGATCGACCGCCTGCGCCAGACCTATGCGGCCAGGCGCGAGCGGCCCGCGCACATTTTGATGATTTCCGACGATGGCATCACCACCATGTTCGACAAGGATGAACTGGGCAACAGCGGCTGGGATATTTCCGCCAAGGCGCTGGCGCAGGGGGGCGCGGGCGGCACCATGGCCCTGAACCTGGAGCGCGACTGGGAGGGCGCTGCCAGCCACACATGGCTGCAGAAAACCTACGACGATTTGAAGCGCGCGCGCCGCGAGCAGGGCTGGGATATCCACGCCGTCGAGCGCTACGAGGACTTGCTGGACTTTGCGCGCGCGTTCAGCCGGCGCCACTATATACAACAATGA
- a CDS encoding capsule biosynthesis protein CapK, whose product MTLAGKPDVNLPGGAWESDRDYCPTLTQAGARMLEKLRSHPAAPVYRNRSGNKLLAAEVESLRAYEQEVMQAEIGWSTDAPPPWLTGFLRTAYATVPHYRACGSPPSRLADVAPISRAELAHDIAAFVPDDADLARMINFQTTGTTGHPLLIASHPLVAGRYLAFHKRALRRFGVTLRHGAGQVGVMLLGHQRRCFTYVSVTPTMHESGLAKINLHVDDWRDPEDRARYLDAMAPELIAGDPISFAELLALPMAHKPAALMSVSMMLLPGMRARLEAHFGCPVLDVYSLNEVGPVAVYDERAGGHVLLQHRLYVEILDGAGQPVPDGVRGEITVTGGFNFCLPLVRYRTGDYASLAHGPHGPVLVGLAGRSPLRYRTVKGEWINNIDITHALKPLAIALFGVHQHGDGTIALRLAPGAMPQADQARALLAPFFGAIAVETLLAEDKIIQYTSDLQEAVA is encoded by the coding sequence ATGACGCTCGCTGGCAAACCTGACGTCAACCTGCCGGGTGGCGCCTGGGAATCGGACCGCGACTACTGTCCCACCCTGACACAGGCGGGTGCGCGCATGCTGGAAAAACTGCGCAGCCATCCCGCGGCGCCCGTCTACCGCAACCGCAGCGGCAACAAGCTGCTGGCAGCGGAGGTCGAATCACTGCGCGCCTACGAGCAGGAAGTCATGCAGGCGGAGATAGGCTGGAGCACAGACGCGCCGCCGCCCTGGCTGACCGGTTTTCTCAGGACGGCCTACGCCACCGTGCCGCATTACCGCGCCTGCGGTTCGCCGCCTTCTCGCCTTGCGGACGTGGCGCCCATCAGCCGCGCCGAGCTGGCGCACGACATCGCCGCCTTCGTGCCTGACGATGCGGATCTGGCGCGCATGATCAATTTCCAGACGACGGGCACCACGGGACACCCGCTGCTGATCGCCTCGCACCCGCTGGTGGCGGGCCGTTACCTGGCCTTCCACAAGCGCGCGCTGCGCCGTTTCGGCGTGACTCTGCGCCATGGCGCGGGCCAGGTGGGGGTGATGCTGCTGGGGCACCAGCGCCGCTGCTTCACCTATGTCTCCGTCACGCCGACGATGCATGAATCGGGTCTGGCGAAGATCAACCTGCACGTGGACGACTGGCGCGACCCGGAGGACCGCGCGCGCTACCTCGATGCCATGGCGCCGGAGCTGATCGCGGGCGACCCCATCTCGTTTGCCGAACTGCTGGCCTTGCCCATGGCGCACAAGCCGGCCGCATTGATGTCCGTGTCGATGATGCTGTTGCCGGGCATGCGCGCGCGCCTGGAAGCGCACTTCGGCTGTCCCGTGCTCGACGTCTATTCGCTCAATGAAGTGGGGCCCGTCGCCGTCTACGATGAACGGGCGGGTGGTCACGTGCTGCTGCAGCACCGGCTATACGTGGAAATCCTCGATGGTGCAGGCCAGCCCGTGCCCGATGGCGTACGCGGCGAAATCACGGTGACGGGCGGTTTTAACTTTTGCCTGCCCCTGGTGCGCTACCGCACGGGCGATTATGCTTCGCTGGCGCATGGCCCGCACGGTCCCGTGCTGGTGGGGCTGGCCGGCCGCAGCCCCTTGCGCTATCGCACGGTCAAGGGCGAGTGGATCAACAATATCGACATCACGCACGCCCTGAAACCGCTGGCCATCGCCCTGTTCGGCGTGCACCAGCATGGCGACGGCACCATCGCGCTGCGTCTGGCGCCGGGCGCCATGCCGCAGGCCGACCAGGCGCGCGCCTTGCTCGCGCCTTTTTTCGGCGCCATCGCGGTTGAGACTTTGCTGGCGGAAGACAAGATCATTCAATACACCTCGGATTTGCAGGAAGCAGTGGCATGA
- a CDS encoding AAA family ATPase has protein sequence MNLYKRGLVVGKFCPLHQGHELLINRAQDASEELLVVSYTRPEFSGYEPARREGWLRAQFPQAHIVVLDDARLAALCAARGVPSRALPHNDDDGELHRHFMGWLCWTVLERPVDAVFTSEDYGSGFAQVLERHYASGPVAHVSVDQARTLVPVSGTVARQDPHAHGAFLSPIVRADFVTRVCVLGGESSGKTTLAAALAAHFETAWVAEYGRELWESQDGILVYDDLLKIGREQLRREAQALLAARRWLFCDTSPMTTYFYCVEMFGKAEQELAQLAEHGYDLVLLCAPDFPFIQDGTRRDEDFRARQHAWYQAELARRGIAFVDVSGSVDDRVGQVARLLVRGVD, from the coding sequence ATGAACCTATATAAACGCGGCCTCGTGGTCGGCAAATTTTGCCCGCTGCACCAGGGCCACGAACTGTTGATCAACCGTGCGCAAGACGCCAGCGAAGAACTGCTGGTGGTCAGCTACACCAGGCCTGAATTTTCGGGCTACGAGCCGGCGCGCCGGGAAGGCTGGCTGCGCGCGCAATTCCCGCAGGCGCACATCGTCGTGCTGGACGATGCGCGCCTGGCCGCCTTGTGCGCCGCGCGCGGCGTGCCATCGCGCGCGCTGCCGCACAACGACGACGATGGCGAGCTGCATCGCCACTTCATGGGCTGGCTGTGCTGGACGGTGCTGGAGCGGCCTGTCGATGCCGTCTTTACCAGCGAAGACTATGGCTCCGGCTTTGCACAGGTGCTGGAACGGCACTATGCGAGCGGGCCGGTGGCGCACGTGAGCGTGGACCAGGCGAGAACGTTGGTGCCCGTGTCCGGTACCGTGGCGCGGCAAGACCCGCATGCGCACGGCGCCTTCCTGTCGCCCATCGTGCGCGCCGATTTTGTCACGCGCGTGTGCGTGCTTGGTGGCGAATCGAGCGGCAAGACGACCCTGGCGGCCGCGTTGGCGGCGCATTTCGAGACGGCCTGGGTGGCTGAATATGGGCGCGAACTGTGGGAAAGCCAGGATGGTATTTTGGTTTATGACGATCTGCTCAAGATCGGCCGGGAGCAGCTGCGCCGCGAAGCGCAGGCGCTGTTGGCGGCGCGGCGCTGGCTGTTTTGCGACACCTCGCCCATGACCACGTATTTCTACTGCGTCGAGATGTTCGGCAAGGCCGAGCAGGAACTGGCGCAGCTGGCCGAACACGGCTACGACCTGGTGCTGCTGTGCGCCCCCGACTTCCCGTTTATCCAGGACGGCACGCGCCGCGACGAGGATTTCCGCGCGCGCCAGCATGCGTGGTACCAAGCCGAACTGGCGCGGCGCGGGATCGCTTTTGTCGATGTGTCAGGTTCGGTGGATGACAGGGTCGGGCAGGTGGCGCGGTTGCTCGTGCGCGGAGTGGATTAG
- a CDS encoding IS1595 family transposase gives MQPVEWIRFIAQFAQLNRRQRQAGIALLCGNGPHDVTVTLLENATQARLGCPACQSCHLHRHGHAHGLQRYRCVSCGRTFNALTGTPLAHLRHKSLWLDYADCLLDSRSVRQAAQQLGLHRNTTFRWRHRFLSVAKTDRPHCLHGIAEADELYVLESEKGSRQMTRPARRRGGHAHQRGISNEQVCILVARDRTGQTLDFVTGKGALTKAQLHHSLLPVIDKDVLLVTDGHAAYLAFAREAGISHQAVNLRAGIRVRGAAHVQNVNAYHSRLREWLRPFHGVATRYLPNYLGWRWILDARRIRSSETLLKATLGAFPHLSVT, from the coding sequence ATGCAGCCAGTCGAATGGATACGCTTTATCGCGCAGTTTGCGCAGTTGAACCGACGCCAGCGGCAGGCAGGAATAGCCTTGCTGTGTGGCAATGGGCCACACGATGTGACCGTCACGCTGCTTGAAAACGCTACGCAAGCACGCCTGGGCTGTCCCGCCTGCCAATCGTGTCACCTGCACCGGCATGGCCATGCGCACGGCCTGCAGCGCTACCGCTGTGTATCCTGTGGGCGCACATTCAATGCCTTGACGGGCACGCCGCTGGCGCACTTGCGCCATAAATCGCTGTGGCTCGACTATGCGGATTGCCTGCTTGATTCCAGGTCGGTACGCCAGGCCGCTCAGCAGTTGGGACTGCACCGCAACACCACGTTTCGCTGGCGACACCGTTTTCTCAGCGTAGCAAAGACAGACCGGCCGCATTGTCTGCATGGCATTGCCGAGGCCGATGAACTCTACGTGCTGGAATCAGAAAAGGGATCCAGGCAGATGACGCGTCCGGCGCGCCGCCGTGGCGGCCATGCCCATCAGCGCGGCATTTCCAATGAACAGGTTTGCATCCTGGTGGCGCGCGACCGTACGGGCCAGACCCTCGATTTCGTCACGGGCAAAGGGGCGTTGACGAAGGCACAGCTGCATCATTCGCTGCTACCCGTTATCGACAAGGACGTGCTGCTGGTGACCGACGGTCATGCCGCCTATCTGGCTTTTGCGAGGGAAGCGGGCATCAGCCACCAAGCAGTCAACTTGCGCGCTGGCATCCGTGTGCGAGGAGCCGCCCACGTGCAGAACGTCAATGCCTATCACAGCCGCTTGCGCGAATGGCTACGGCCCTTTCACGGCGTGGCGACGCGCTACCTGCCGAACTACCTGGGCTGGCGCTGGATACTCGACGCCAGGCGCATCCGTTCATCGGAAACGTTATTGAAAGCAACGTTGGGCGCATTCCCACACTTGTCGGTGACATAG